One stretch of Comamonas testosteroni DNA includes these proteins:
- a CDS encoding MFS transporter, whose protein sequence is MTSMNPSVGLTQQDYENSETLAYADTDEDVTPGEIAVGVIIGRSSEYFDFFVFGIACVLVFPSLLFPYMSKLDGTLAAFAIFSLAFVARPVGTALSMAVQRRWGRATKLTLALLLLGVCTVGMTFLPSFEAAGMKAVWALVILRIGQGLALGGSWDGLPSLLAMSAPQNKRGWYSMIGQLGAPLGFIIAAALFAYLYSSLTADEFMSYGWRYPFCVAFAINVVALFARLRLVVGQSYTQLLQERELEPISVTSLMANEGRNVMIGAFAALASFALFHLVTVFPLSWISMYSDQSMTEVLVVQIIGALLAGAAIMLSGWLADRVGRRNTLGTMACLIGIFSFLAPWLLGSGSTGNNVFILVGFVLLGLSYGQASGTVTSNFSSRYRYTGAALSTDMAWLIGAAFAPLVALGVSAKFGLVALGIYLLSGALCTLAALGINRAIEARDQ, encoded by the coding sequence ATGACAAGCATGAACCCGTCCGTTGGTCTTACTCAGCAAGACTATGAGAACTCGGAAACCCTGGCCTATGCGGATACCGACGAGGATGTGACCCCCGGCGAGATTGCCGTGGGAGTGATCATCGGGCGCTCTTCCGAATACTTTGACTTCTTCGTGTTCGGCATCGCCTGCGTGCTGGTGTTTCCCTCGCTGCTGTTTCCCTACATGTCCAAGCTTGATGGCACGCTGGCTGCGTTTGCCATATTTTCGCTGGCCTTTGTGGCCCGCCCCGTGGGCACGGCGCTGTCCATGGCCGTGCAGCGCCGCTGGGGCCGTGCCACCAAGCTGACTCTGGCGCTGCTATTGCTGGGCGTCTGCACGGTGGGCATGACCTTTTTGCCCAGCTTTGAAGCCGCAGGCATGAAGGCCGTCTGGGCGCTTGTGATTCTGCGCATCGGTCAGGGTCTGGCACTGGGTGGTTCCTGGGACGGGCTGCCCTCGCTGCTGGCCATGTCCGCGCCGCAGAACAAGCGCGGCTGGTACTCGATGATCGGACAGCTCGGCGCGCCCCTGGGCTTCATCATCGCAGCAGCGCTGTTTGCCTATCTGTACTCCAGCCTGACGGCCGACGAGTTCATGAGCTATGGCTGGCGCTATCCCTTCTGCGTGGCTTTTGCCATCAACGTGGTGGCGCTGTTTGCCCGCCTGCGTCTGGTGGTGGGGCAGTCCTATACCCAGCTTCTGCAGGAGCGTGAGCTGGAGCCCATCAGCGTGACCAGCCTCATGGCCAACGAAGGCCGCAATGTGATGATCGGCGCCTTCGCCGCACTGGCCAGCTTTGCGCTGTTCCACCTGGTGACCGTGTTCCCGCTGTCCTGGATTTCCATGTACTCCGATCAGTCCATGACCGAAGTGCTGGTGGTGCAGATCATCGGCGCGCTGCTGGCAGGCGCGGCCATCATGCTGTCGGGCTGGCTGGCGGACCGAGTGGGGCGCCGCAACACCCTGGGCACCATGGCCTGCCTGATCGGCATCTTCAGCTTTCTCGCGCCCTGGCTGCTGGGCAGCGGCAGCACCGGCAACAATGTGTTCATCCTGGTGGGCTTTGTGCTGCTGGGTCTGTCCTACGGCCAGGCATCGGGCACGGTGACCTCCAACTTCTCGTCGCGCTACCGTTATACCGGTGCGGCCCTGTCCACGGACATGGCCTGGCTTATCGGTGCGGCATTTGCCCCGCTGGTAGCCCTGGGCGTTTCGGCCAAGTTCGGTCTGGTGGCCCTGGGCATCTATCTGCTGTCTGGCGCCTTGTGCACGCTGGCGGCCCTGGGCATCAACCGTGCCATCGAGGCGCGCGACCAGTAA
- a CDS encoding Bug family tripartite tricarboxylate transporter substrate binding protein encodes MTHKLNMSRRQAAFALGAIAAAVAAPSFAQSDKWPTKSSRIINPFPVGGGPDGLSRLVADKLGRAWGQPVVVENRPGGNGFIAINEFKRGATDGTDMIQLDNVHIAAYPHLFKKLPYDLNKDFEILMPLFRNFFFVCVPVNSPYKTIGDLIADAKAHPGKLNYGSWSVGNPVHLGSALLENQTGTKMEHVIYKETSQLYQGVANGELTFALGSLGTAGPLVRGGKLRFLAVAAPSRIAGFENVPTVSESGGPKDFTAIGWNALAVRPGTPPAVIEKIRTDVRQALTGQDVKDKFAAFGYESFNPTPAEFKAFMASESKRFGEVIKKAGLALD; translated from the coding sequence ATGACCCATAAGCTCAATATGAGCCGTCGCCAAGCTGCATTCGCACTCGGCGCCATTGCCGCTGCCGTGGCCGCCCCCTCTTTCGCCCAGAGCGACAAGTGGCCCACCAAGTCCTCGCGCATCATCAACCCCTTCCCCGTAGGCGGTGGCCCCGATGGCCTGTCGCGCCTGGTGGCCGACAAGCTGGGCCGCGCCTGGGGTCAGCCCGTGGTGGTGGAAAATCGTCCCGGCGGCAACGGCTTCATCGCCATCAATGAATTCAAGCGCGGTGCCACCGATGGCACGGACATGATTCAGCTGGACAACGTCCACATCGCTGCCTACCCCCACCTGTTCAAGAAGCTGCCCTATGACTTGAACAAGGACTTCGAAATCCTGATGCCCTTGTTCCGCAACTTCTTCTTTGTCTGCGTGCCCGTCAACAGCCCCTACAAGACCATCGGCGACCTGATTGCCGATGCCAAGGCGCACCCCGGCAAGCTGAACTACGGCTCCTGGTCCGTGGGCAACCCTGTTCACCTGGGCTCGGCCCTGCTGGAAAACCAGACCGGCACCAAGATGGAACATGTGATCTACAAGGAAACCAGCCAGCTGTACCAGGGCGTTGCCAATGGCGAGCTGACTTTTGCCCTTGGCTCCCTGGGCACGGCAGGCCCTCTGGTGCGTGGCGGCAAGCTGCGCTTCCTGGCTGTGGCAGCTCCCAGCCGCATTGCCGGCTTCGAGAACGTGCCCACGGTGTCCGAATCGGGCGGCCCCAAGGACTTCACTGCCATCGGCTGGAATGCCCTGGCCGTGCGTCCCGGCACACCTCCCGCCGTGATCGAGAAGATCCGCACCGATGTGCGCCAGGCCCTGACAGGCCAGGACGTCAAGGACAAGTTCGCCGCCTTCGGCTACGAGTCCTTCAACCCCACACCTGCCGAATTCAAGGCCTTCATGGCTTCGGAGAGCAAGCGCTTTGGCGAGGTGATCAAGAAGGCCGGTCTGGCTCTGGACTGA
- a CDS encoding LysR family transcriptional regulator, whose amino-acid sequence MNLQQIETFVRVAEVGSFSKAAVLLDTAQPALSRQVRALETELRETLLIRTGRGVTLTDAGRRLLEHGHAIMQRVAMAKEDLGSQRDEPVGRITVGLPPSLARRLTLPLIDGFSREMPKARLAVVEGFSMNISEWLTSGRMDLGLVYTPEPHPQIEVSPVLEERLCLIGPASTLAGRTSIPFEHLAEFPLIMPQHGQIFRKLMEAQATLSQVKLNVVWEVSSVPAILDLVRGGYGYAALTDSAMHSHATDASLVEVPIKSPHIVSTLCLVQPAKKKSTPLMRRTAELLRRLSMQVCSVESGHI is encoded by the coding sequence ATGAATCTGCAGCAGATAGAGACCTTTGTTCGGGTGGCCGAAGTGGGGAGCTTCAGCAAGGCTGCAGTACTGCTGGACACCGCCCAGCCGGCGCTCAGCCGTCAGGTGCGGGCCCTGGAAACAGAGTTGCGCGAGACCCTGTTGATACGCACCGGGCGCGGCGTGACGCTTACCGATGCGGGGCGGCGCCTGCTCGAGCATGGTCACGCCATCATGCAGCGCGTGGCCATGGCCAAGGAGGATCTGGGCAGTCAGCGCGACGAGCCCGTGGGGCGTATCACCGTCGGCCTGCCGCCGAGCCTGGCTCGGCGCCTGACCTTGCCTCTGATCGACGGTTTCAGCCGCGAGATGCCCAAGGCCAGGCTGGCAGTGGTCGAGGGTTTCTCCATGAATATCTCGGAGTGGCTGACCTCGGGGCGCATGGATCTGGGCCTGGTATACACGCCGGAGCCGCATCCGCAGATCGAGGTCTCGCCTGTGCTTGAAGAGCGCCTGTGCCTGATCGGCCCGGCCAGCACGCTGGCAGGCCGCACCAGCATCCCGTTCGAGCATCTGGCCGAGTTCCCGCTGATCATGCCTCAGCACGGGCAGATTTTCCGCAAGCTGATGGAGGCGCAGGCCACGCTGTCCCAGGTCAAGCTCAATGTGGTCTGGGAGGTTTCCAGCGTGCCCGCCATTCTGGATCTGGTGCGCGGCGGCTATGGCTATGCGGCGCTGACCGACAGCGCCATGCACAGCCATGCCACCGATGCATCGCTGGTGGAAGTGCCCATCAAGTCGCCGCATATCGTCAGCACCTTGTGCCTGGTGCAGCCCGCCAAGAAGAAGTCCACGCCCCTGATGCGCCGCACGGCCGAGTTGCTGCGCCGCCTCAGCATGCAGGTCTGCTCGGTGGAAAGCGGTCATATCTGA
- a CDS encoding IclR family transcriptional regulator domain-containing protein — translation MNDPASPSIAPADFIAGLAKGLAVLESFDTERQRLNATMAAERAGITRAAARRHLLTLAYLGYLETDGSYFWLAPKVLRLSGSYLASARLPRIVQPVLHRLAAQTGLSYSCVVREGREVVIVARSAVHEKGERLMAHGLHLGTRLPAHATSTGRVLLASLSSSELDDWLATYDLPKLTAHTVSDGAALKGLLDEVRRLDYCMALEEHELAIQAVAVPLRNMQGRTVAALNVVTSAKRMSPQTMQQEILPLLQEAARTLRPQL, via the coding sequence ATGAATGACCCCGCTTCCCCCTCCATCGCCCCGGCAGACTTCATTGCCGGCCTGGCCAAGGGCCTGGCCGTACTCGAGAGCTTCGACACCGAGCGCCAGCGTCTGAATGCCACCATGGCGGCCGAGCGCGCAGGTATCACCCGCGCCGCAGCCAGGCGCCACCTGCTCACGCTGGCCTATCTCGGCTATCTGGAAACCGATGGCAGCTATTTCTGGCTGGCTCCCAAGGTACTGCGCCTGTCGGGCAGCTATCTGGCCTCGGCCCGGCTGCCGCGCATCGTGCAACCCGTGCTGCACAGACTGGCAGCACAGACCGGGCTGTCCTACTCCTGCGTGGTGCGCGAGGGCCGTGAAGTCGTCATCGTCGCGCGCAGCGCCGTTCATGAAAAAGGCGAGCGGCTGATGGCCCATGGACTGCACCTGGGCACGCGTCTGCCGGCACACGCCACGTCCACTGGCCGGGTGCTGCTGGCCTCGCTCTCAAGCTCGGAGCTCGACGACTGGCTTGCCACCTATGACCTGCCCAAGCTCACCGCACACACGGTGTCCGATGGTGCAGCGCTAAAGGGCTTGCTCGACGAGGTGCGCCGTCTCGACTACTGCATGGCGCTAGAAGAGCATGAACTGGCCATTCAGGCCGTGGCCGTGCCGCTGCGCAATATGCAGGGGCGCACGGTGGCAGCGCTGAATGTGGTGACATCGGCCAAGCGCATGAGCCCTCAAACCATGCAGCAGGAAATACTGCCACTGCTGCAGGAGGCCGCGAGAACCTTGCGCCCCCAACTTTGA
- the pobA gene encoding 4-hydroxybenzoate 3-monooxygenase, which produces MRTQVAIIGAGPSGLLLGQLLYKAGIDNIIIEQRSADYVLGRIRAGVLEQVAVDLLKQAGADKRMNEEGLPHDGIELLFKGKRHRINLHDLTGGKRVMVYGQTEVTRDLMEVRAQEGLTTVYEASNVQPVDFESDKPKVRYEKDGQLHEIECDFIAGCDGFHGICRASAPQDKIKTFEKVYPFGWLGLLSDTPPVSHELIYANTERGFALCSQRSATRSRYYLQVPLTDKVEDWSDEAFWEELKKRLDPEARANLVTGPSLEKSIAPLRSFVTEPMRFGRMFLAGDAAHIVPPTGAKGLNLAASDVGYLSQAFVEYYKEQSEAGIDRYSEQCLRRVWKAERFSWWMTSMLHNFPGEGEFNTKVQEAELDYIVNSEAGSTSLAENYVGLPLV; this is translated from the coding sequence ATGCGTACACAAGTCGCCATCATTGGTGCCGGTCCCTCGGGTCTGCTGCTGGGGCAGCTGCTCTACAAGGCGGGCATCGACAACATCATCATCGAGCAGCGCAGCGCCGACTATGTGCTGGGCCGCATCCGCGCCGGCGTGCTGGAGCAGGTGGCTGTGGATCTGCTCAAGCAGGCGGGTGCCGACAAGCGCATGAATGAGGAAGGACTGCCTCATGACGGCATCGAGCTGCTGTTCAAGGGCAAGCGTCACCGCATCAATCTGCATGACCTGACCGGCGGCAAGCGCGTGATGGTCTACGGCCAGACCGAAGTCACCCGCGATCTGATGGAAGTGCGCGCCCAGGAGGGGCTGACCACGGTCTACGAGGCCAGCAATGTGCAGCCCGTGGACTTCGAGAGCGACAAGCCCAAGGTGCGTTACGAAAAAGACGGCCAGTTGCACGAGATAGAGTGCGACTTCATCGCCGGCTGCGACGGCTTTCACGGCATCTGCCGTGCCAGCGCTCCTCAGGACAAGATCAAGACCTTCGAGAAGGTCTATCCCTTCGGCTGGCTGGGCCTGCTCTCCGATACGCCGCCCGTGTCGCATGAGCTGATCTACGCCAACACCGAGCGCGGCTTTGCCCTTTGCAGTCAGCGCAGCGCCACGCGCAGCCGCTACTATCTGCAGGTGCCGCTGACCGACAAGGTGGAGGACTGGAGCGACGAGGCGTTCTGGGAAGAGCTCAAGAAGCGCCTGGACCCCGAAGCCCGCGCCAATCTGGTGACTGGTCCTTCGCTGGAAAAAAGCATTGCGCCCCTGCGCAGCTTTGTGACCGAGCCCATGCGCTTCGGCCGCATGTTCCTGGCCGGAGACGCCGCCCACATCGTGCCTCCTACAGGCGCCAAGGGCCTGAACCTGGCGGCTTCCGACGTGGGCTATCTGTCGCAAGCCTTTGTCGAGTACTACAAGGAGCAGTCCGAGGCCGGTATCGACCGCTACTCCGAGCAGTGCCTGCGCCGCGTCTGGAAGGCCGAGCGCTTCTCCTGGTGGATGACCTCCATGCTGCACAACTTCCCTGGCGAGGGCGAGTTCAACACCAAGGTGCAGGAAGCGGAGCTGGACTACATCGTCAACTCCGAGGCCGGCTCGACCTCGCTGGCGGAGAACTATGTGGGCCTGCCCCTGGTGTAA
- a CDS encoding 2OG-Fe dioxygenase family protein: MAHIMFSPPYIAAAEAAQSLRTRGYAVLQPEDFAQWMGLSVSDLHAMDADWQGLPPDAFLKDGGRYRRRRHSCFVSEGDQVQQVPHRAHWQPVEYNALHGGMQRMFEPMLDSTTTSMAWLAMINALGQLADQVFCTDELHERWFVEAHQFRIDTTDGIGRPTPEGAHRDGVDLVAVLLVGRKGVKGGETRVFEATGPNGQRFTLTEPWSVMLLDDARMIHETTPIQPVEHGGVRDTLVLTYRRGSFQGAELQEQQGQAA; encoded by the coding sequence ATGGCGCACATCATGTTTTCCCCTCCCTATATTGCCGCTGCCGAGGCAGCCCAGTCCTTGCGCACGCGTGGCTATGCCGTGCTGCAGCCCGAGGACTTTGCCCAGTGGATGGGCCTGAGCGTGAGCGATCTGCATGCCATGGATGCGGACTGGCAGGGTTTGCCGCCCGATGCTTTCCTCAAGGATGGCGGCCGCTATCGCCGCCGCCGCCATTCCTGTTTTGTCAGCGAAGGCGATCAGGTGCAGCAGGTGCCCCACCGCGCTCACTGGCAGCCCGTGGAGTACAACGCTCTGCATGGGGGCATGCAGCGCATGTTCGAGCCCATGCTCGACAGCACCACCACCAGCATGGCCTGGCTGGCGATGATCAACGCTCTGGGACAGCTGGCCGATCAGGTGTTCTGCACCGACGAGCTGCATGAGCGCTGGTTTGTCGAGGCGCACCAGTTCCGCATCGACACCACGGACGGCATTGGCCGGCCCACGCCCGAAGGCGCGCACCGCGATGGCGTCGATCTGGTCGCCGTGCTGCTGGTGGGGCGCAAGGGCGTCAAAGGAGGCGAGACTCGCGTGTTCGAGGCGACCGGTCCCAACGGCCAGCGTTTCACGTTGACCGAGCCATGGTCCGTGATGCTGCTCGACGATGCACGGATGATTCATGAAACCACGCCGATTCAACCCGTCGAGCACGGCGGCGTGCGCGATACGCTGGTGCTGACCTATCGTCGTGGCAGCTTCCAGGGCGCCGAGCTCCAGGAGCAGCAGGGCCAGGCCGCTTGA
- a CDS encoding universal stress protein produces the protein MFNHILVPVDGSKPSMLAARKAAELSKVFGCAVTAVYVVDPYPFTGVGADFAYGQSQYLSAATAEANTALDAVKAIMDEAGVPVKTLVGEGHAVHEGIVRTMESVGADLVVMGSQGRRGLEKLMLGSVTQRVLGAVKIPVLVVRE, from the coding sequence ATGTTCAATCACATTCTGGTTCCGGTCGACGGCTCCAAGCCATCCATGCTGGCGGCACGCAAGGCCGCCGAGCTCTCCAAGGTCTTCGGCTGCGCCGTGACGGCGGTGTATGTGGTCGATCCCTATCCTTTTACCGGCGTGGGCGCCGACTTTGCCTATGGCCAGTCACAGTATCTGAGTGCGGCCACCGCCGAGGCCAACACCGCCCTGGATGCGGTCAAGGCCATCATGGATGAGGCAGGCGTGCCCGTGAAGACCCTGGTGGGTGAGGGTCATGCAGTGCATGAAGGCATTGTGCGCACCATGGAAAGCGTGGGCGCAGACCTTGTCGTCATGGGCTCGCAGGGGCGTCGCGGCCTTGAGAAGCTGATGCTGGGCAGCGTCACGCAACGCGTGCTGGGCGCAGTCAAAATCCCGGTTCTTGTTGTGCGCGAGTAA
- a CDS encoding bacteriohemerythrin, giving the protein MALLVWVPELDTGIAEIDRQHRRIVDYINRLYELRSSPDREGLGDVIGEMIDYTVSHFVFEESLIESAGYMFAGPHKKVHELFTRRVIEMQTRFDAGEDVAAELHGMLSRWLFNHIRNEDHGYVDSAKVYIRMMSKESGHAAEKERLKTEVLQELELQRKKKGWLARLLNR; this is encoded by the coding sequence ATGGCATTGCTGGTCTGGGTCCCCGAGCTGGACACCGGGATTGCGGAGATCGACCGGCAGCACCGCCGCATCGTCGACTACATCAACCGGCTCTACGAGCTGCGAAGTTCGCCCGACCGAGAGGGCCTGGGGGATGTCATCGGCGAGATGATCGACTACACCGTCTCGCATTTCGTCTTCGAGGAAAGCCTGATCGAAAGCGCTGGCTACATGTTCGCCGGGCCGCACAAAAAAGTGCACGAGCTGTTCACGCGCCGCGTGATCGAGATGCAGACCCGCTTTGATGCGGGCGAGGATGTGGCTGCCGAATTGCACGGCATGCTCTCGCGCTGGCTGTTCAACCACATCCGCAACGAAGACCATGGCTATGTGGATTCGGCCAAGGTCTATATACGCATGATGTCCAAAGAAAGCGGACACGCGGCAGAAAAAGAACGGCTCAAAACGGAAGTGCTGCAGGAGCTGGAATTGCAGCGCAAGAAAAAGGGCTGGCTGGCCCGGCTGCTCAATCGCTGA